From Salvelinus namaycush isolate Seneca chromosome 24, SaNama_1.0, whole genome shotgun sequence, one genomic window encodes:
- the LOC120019155 gene encoding prostaglandin E2 receptor EP2 subtype-like — MDYKAKLTCGDRDNVSSGNLYMSAAMFSAGVLGNLIALVLLEMRRRRQSPSLFQVLVTALVITDLLGTFSVSPLVLASYTQNRTLMGMGENGTVCDYFGFSMTFFSLATLAILCAMALERYLSFGHPYFYERHLRKRCGYITITLIYLICILFCLAPFVGFGKYVQYCPGTWCFFDMVPLETKPKVHVGVYASLTLIMISTTVVCNLSVVYHLIMMYRRCKARVLTRRIRVYKRSLSMTEEVEHLLLLVFITVTFVICSFPLVLRVFINFMGRSNESYGTDLAALRLLSFNSIIDPWLFIILSPSVLRFLWRKLTLCKPQRPPEAPTFPREKAFPIGPKLSPPNPPMELQNEEVQRVDKT, encoded by the exons ATGGATTACAAAGCTAAATTAACCTGCGGTGACAGAGACAATGTCTCGTCCGGGAATCTCTATATGTCCGCGGCAATGTTCTCGGCGGGAGTTCTGGGCAATTTAATCGCCTTGGTCCTTTTGGAGATGCGACGCCGGAGGCAAAGTCCATCCCTTTTCCAGGTGCTGGTGACCGCGCTGGTGATTACGGACCTACTGGGTACCTTCTCCGTCAGTCCTCTCGTACTAGCCTCCTATACACAAAACAGGACCTTGATGGGTATGGGTGAAAACGGAACAGTATGCGATTATTTTGGGTTCAGCATGACATTTTTCAGCCTCGCCACTTTGGCTATTCTGTGCGCCATGGCTTTGGAGCGCTACCTCTCCTTTGGACACCCGTATTTTTACGAACGGCACTTGAGAAAACGCTGCGGATACATCACAATTACACTCATCTACCTGATCTGCATCCTTTTCTGCCTAGCACCTTTCGTGGGCTTTGGAAAATACGTTCAATATTGCCCGGGGACTTGGTGTTTCTTTGACATGGTCCCATTAGAAACCAAACCAAAAGTACACGTCGGTGTGTATGCGTCATTGACTCTCATCATGATTTCTACCACAGTGGTCTGTAACTTATCTGTCGTCTACCACTTAATTATGATGTATAGGAGGTGCAAAGCGCGTGTTTTAACGCGACGGATACGGGTCTACAAAAGATCCCTCTCTATGACGGAGGAAGTGGAGCATCTTCTGCTTTTGGTGTTCATAACGGTGACCTTTGTCATCTGTTCGTTTCCTTTAGTG CTCCGTGTGTTCATCAACTTCATGGGCAGGTCAAATGAGAGCTATGGCACTGATCTCGCTGCTCTCCGCCTGCTGTCCTTCAACTCCATCATCGACCCCTGGCTCTTCATCATCCTCAGCCCCTCGGTGCTGCGCTTCCTCTGGAGGAAGCTGACACTGTGTAAGCCCCAGAGGCCCCCTGAGGCCCCCACATTCCCACGGGAAAAGGCTTTCCCCATTGGGCCAAAACTCTCACCGCCAAACCCACCCATGGAGCTCCAAAACGAGGAAGTGCAGAGAGTGGACAAGACATAA